CTTTTTTGGTGGGTTTAGGCTGGAGGGCAGTTGAGAGTTGACAGTTGACAGTTGACAGTTGACAGTTGACGGCAGGGGCGGCAGGCGCGGCAGGGGCGGGGTGGACAAGGGACAGCTTGACGCCTAAAGCCTCCAGCCTCCAGCCTCCAGCCTCCAGCCTACAGCCTACAGCCTACAGCCTCCAGCCTACAGCCTACAGCCTGACGCCTCCAGCCTCCAGCCTCCAGCCTACAGCCTACAGCCTATTCGCGCATCTCCCCACAACAAAAAGTTGATCCGGCGCCCGTCCATTGAGTAGACTATGCGTCCCTTGCCGGAGTGGTGAAATTGGCAGACACGCATGGTTCAGGTCCATGTGCTCTTTACTGGGCGTGGAGGTTCAAGTCCTCTCTCCGGCACCATTATTGACATTGCAGGCCCCAGGGTGGCATAACCACCTTGGGGCTTGTTCTATGGTGCGCCGCCCTGTCGTGCGGGCTGGCGCGCGGTTCGGGGGGAGACACGCCGGTATGGCTCCGTGGGGGGCGCCCTGGCCGGGACGCGAATGCAGGAAATGGGAACGAGGACAGGGGCAGGAGTATTACTTCATGCTGGAATGGATCAATCCCGAGAGCGACATCGCCGTATTCGTGCAAATCGAAAACGAGGTGCGCTTTGCGATCGCCTCGGGAGCCCTCAAGGGCGGCGACAAGCTGCCGCCCGTGCGCGCCGTGGCGGAACGCCTCAAACTGAATCCCAATACCGTGGCGAAGGCCTACCGCGATCTTGAGATCACCGGTCTGGTCTACTCGCGCCGCGGCATGGGCATCTTCGTCCGCGATGGCGTCGCCGCCAAGTGCAAGTCGGATTGCCACGAGGACATCGCGCAGAAGATGCACACGGTAATCGCCGAAGCGAAGGCGGCGGGCTTGAAGGAATCCGATATCCGGAACCTGACCAAAGCCTGCTTCGCCGCCAAGGCCGCGCCCTACGCAACGGCGCCCCGGAGCGTGCTGGCCGCGCTCAAGGGCAAATAAGCCGCTCGCGGAGTTCGCGCAGTTGGTCTTGCGGGCGCCGCCGGTGTATGGTGGAGGCCTGACAGGCGGAGTGTTGCGCGCGGTGTGATGGGCGCGCCTGCGCGCGTCCGCCCCAGCCAGGGGAACGCCATGCGCTACGTACTCGCATTGGATCAGGGCACCACCAGCTCGCGCGCGCTGCTCTTTGGCCCGGACGGCCAGATTGCGGGTGTCGCCCAGACGGAATTCACGCAGCACTATCCCCGCCCGGGCTGGGTGGAGCACGATCCGGAAGAGATCTGGCGCACCCAGCTGGATGTCGCGCGGAAGGTCCTTGAGGAACAGGGGCTTGCCGCCGGGGATATCGCCGCGATCGGCATTACCAACCAGCGGGAGACGGCGGTCGTCTGGGATCGCGCGACCGGGAAGCCGCTGGGCAACGCCATTGTCTGGCAGGACCGCCGGACCGCGAGCCACTGCGACCGATTGCGCGAGGAGGGCCACGCCCGGCTGTTTCAGGAGAAGACCGGCCTTGTGCTCGACGCCTATTTCTCCGGCACGAAGCTCGCCTGGATCCTCGAAAACACCGAGGGTGCGCGGGAACGCGCCGAAGCCGACGAGCTCGCCTTCGGGACGGTCGATTCGTGGCTCGTGTGGAACCTGACCGGCGGGCGCCTGCACCTCACCGACGCCTCGAACGCCAGCCGGACCCTGCTCTTCAATATCCACACCGGCGCGTGGGACGATGAGATCCTCGAAGTGCTGAACATCCCGCGATCCATGCTGCCCGAGGTGTGCGATTCCAGCGCGGTGTACGGCGAGACCGATGCCGACCTGCTCGGCGCGCCCATTCCCGTCGCCGGCATCGCGGGCGACCAGCACGCCGCGCTCTTCGGCCAGCAGTGCATCGAGCCCGGCATGGCGAAGAACACCTACGGCACCGGCTGCTTCGTGCTGATGCACACCGGCGCCGATGCGGTCGCCTCGAAGAACAACCTGCTGACGACGGTCGCCTGGCGCCTGAACGGCCGGCTCGAATACGCCCTTGAGGGCAGTATTTTCATCGCGGGGGCCGCCGTGCAGTGGCTGCGCGACGAGCTGGGCATCTTTCAGGCCGCGCCCGATGTCGAGGCGCTGGCCGCGTCCGTGCCCGACAACGGCGGGGTCTACTTCGTGCCGGCCTTCGTCGGTCTCGGCGCGCCCCACTGGGACCAGTACGCCCGGGGGGCCATCCTCGGCCTCACGCGCGGGTCCAACAAGGCCCACATCGCCCGCGCCGCCCTGGAGAGTATCGCCTTCCAGGCCGCCGACGTGCTGGAGGCCATGGAAGCCGATGCGGGGCGGCCCGTCGCGGAGCTGCGGGTGGACGGCGGCGCCGCCGCCAACGATTTGCTCATGCAGATTCAGGCGGACCTGCTCCAGGCGCCGGTTGTGCGCGCGCAGGTCTTCGAGACGACCGCCCTGGGGGCGGCCTACCTCGCCGGGCTCGCGACCGGATTCTGGAAGGATCGGGAAACCATCGCCGCGCAGTGGCAGGCGGCGGGCCGTTTCGAACCCCAAATGAAA
This genomic interval from Candidatus Hydrogenedentota bacterium contains the following:
- a CDS encoding GntR family transcriptional regulator, which translates into the protein MLEWINPESDIAVFVQIENEVRFAIASGALKGGDKLPPVRAVAERLKLNPNTVAKAYRDLEITGLVYSRRGMGIFVRDGVAAKCKSDCHEDIAQKMHTVIAEAKAAGLKESDIRNLTKACFAAKAAPYATAPRSVLAALKGK
- the glpK gene encoding glycerol kinase GlpK; the protein is MRYVLALDQGTTSSRALLFGPDGQIAGVAQTEFTQHYPRPGWVEHDPEEIWRTQLDVARKVLEEQGLAAGDIAAIGITNQRETAVVWDRATGKPLGNAIVWQDRRTASHCDRLREEGHARLFQEKTGLVLDAYFSGTKLAWILENTEGARERAEADELAFGTVDSWLVWNLTGGRLHLTDASNASRTLLFNIHTGAWDDEILEVLNIPRSMLPEVCDSSAVYGETDADLLGAPIPVAGIAGDQHAALFGQQCIEPGMAKNTYGTGCFVLMHTGADAVASKNNLLTTVAWRLNGRLEYALEGSIFIAGAAVQWLRDELGIFQAAPDVEALAASVPDNGGVYFVPAFVGLGAPHWDQYARGAILGLTRGSNKAHIARAALESIAFQAADVLEAMEADAGRPVAELRVDGGAAANDLLMQIQADLLQAPVVRAQVFETTALGAAYLAGLATGFWKDRETIAAQWQAAGRFEPQMKPADRDALHAGWRKALERAKHWEDG